A DNA window from Leptospira langatensis contains the following coding sequences:
- a CDS encoding tetratricopeptide repeat protein, with protein sequence MRYFLFVCITILSLDLYGQSAPSASDRADFEKADTYMRERDFQSALPILLKLSKSREKDDGLQYAVGFAYFQLNDSKNANLYFEKAISLDPNNARYRDHYGVSLYLAGDFQGAKKQFLKCIELDKASPNAYPFLGNIYLQENERAKAIDSFEKALEINPENLMALVNLSNLYFINREFKKSEKYLEESYRQDPNNFTLVNMLLENKFQLNKTKEAEMLKTALIKLRSASADERIKNTEYFRFDSFSHKDVNIVAQEAFQKSGDMYYYYIFFVYDKEDKLLKNINLESSAVVRALGMKYILSKDVFENGARKHYTSRLGFKDVPEYQDLKKILIKELDGEIEFTGSQPSK encoded by the coding sequence ATGCGTTATTTCCTATTCGTTTGCATAACAATTTTATCCTTGGACCTGTACGGCCAATCCGCTCCGTCCGCTTCCGACCGAGCCGACTTCGAAAAAGCGGATACGTACATGCGAGAAAGGGATTTTCAATCGGCGCTGCCTATCCTTCTGAAATTATCGAAGTCCAGAGAGAAGGATGACGGATTGCAATACGCGGTAGGCTTCGCCTACTTCCAGTTAAACGATTCAAAGAATGCAAATCTCTATTTCGAGAAAGCGATCTCTTTAGATCCGAATAATGCTAGATACAGGGATCATTACGGAGTGAGTCTGTATTTAGCAGGGGATTTCCAAGGGGCAAAGAAGCAATTCTTGAAATGCATAGAATTAGATAAGGCTTCTCCGAACGCGTATCCGTTCCTAGGAAATATCTATTTGCAAGAAAACGAAAGAGCCAAGGCAATCGATTCATTCGAAAAGGCATTGGAGATCAATCCTGAGAATTTAATGGCCTTGGTAAATCTCTCCAATCTCTACTTTATCAACCGAGAATTCAAGAAATCCGAAAAGTATCTGGAAGAAAGCTACAGGCAAGACCCGAATAATTTCACTCTCGTAAATATGCTTCTCGAGAATAAGTTCCAACTGAATAAGACAAAAGAAGCAGAGATGTTGAAAACGGCTTTGATCAAATTGAGATCCGCAAGCGCAGACGAAAGGATCAAGAATACGGAATATTTTCGATTCGATTCATTTTCGCATAAGGACGTGAATATTGTCGCCCAAGAAGCCTTCCAAAAGTCCGGAGACATGTATTATTACTATATCTTCTTCGTTTACGATAAGGAAGATAAACTATTAAAGAATATTAATTTAGAATCTTCTGCAGTCGTTCGCGCGCTGGGGATGAAATATATCCTAAGCAAGGACGTATTCGAGAATGGAGCCCGCAAGCATTATACTTCCCGACTTGGATTCAAGGACGTTCCGGAGTATCAGGACCTGAAAAAGATCCTGATCAAGGAGTTAGACGGAGAGATTGAGTTTACGGGGAGTCAACCGAGTAAGTGA
- a CDS encoding energy transducer TonB family protein, with protein sequence MQLPAFFKTEIDTTNNLPEDDKRLLFAAFIVFAFCSFLVAHLFTRNILFQILGEDPLVQVKERAEREKIYEVLLEQEFVDKTVKDEYKALSNADSAGSGGLTKEKGFHTSSPFREFIFGNIARNPSKATPQSAQKKTEDEQVYEVAILKQDPVENTNPTEQTQEQTAATGRMTKIPSNYRFQEDIRFRWDGSPNTAIPTKKLVGYEYFKRMLRQIEQSFSPPGGGNYGYRDGAGTVIREAIVPGEARVQFLLNDAGQVIDTKLVSSHGQTLVDQACIDAIRGQNFGRVPEEVKAQGMIYGIRFLFPAIYRR encoded by the coding sequence ATGCAACTCCCGGCCTTTTTTAAAACCGAAATAGATACGACCAATAATTTGCCGGAAGATGATAAGCGCCTTCTGTTCGCGGCATTTATCGTATTCGCATTTTGTTCCTTCTTAGTAGCTCATTTATTCACACGTAATATCCTGTTCCAGATCCTGGGAGAAGACCCGCTCGTTCAGGTAAAGGAAAGAGCGGAAAGAGAAAAGATCTACGAAGTGCTACTCGAACAAGAGTTCGTGGACAAGACAGTAAAGGACGAATACAAAGCCCTTTCCAATGCGGACTCCGCTGGTTCGGGCGGACTCACTAAGGAGAAGGGATTTCATACATCTTCTCCGTTTAGAGAATTCATTTTTGGTAATATAGCTCGCAATCCTTCCAAAGCGACTCCACAATCCGCACAAAAGAAAACAGAAGATGAGCAGGTATACGAAGTCGCTATCTTGAAACAGGATCCCGTGGAAAATACGAATCCTACGGAACAAACCCAAGAGCAAACCGCTGCTACCGGAAGAATGACTAAGATCCCTTCCAATTATCGCTTCCAAGAAGATATACGTTTTCGTTGGGACGGAAGTCCGAATACTGCGATTCCCACAAAGAAGTTAGTAGGATACGAATACTTCAAGAGAATGCTCCGACAAATTGAGCAGAGTTTCTCCCCTCCGGGCGGAGGAAATTATGGCTATAGGGACGGGGCAGGGACCGTGATCCGTGAAGCGATCGTTCCCGGAGAAGCGAGAGTGCAATTCTTATTAAACGATGCCGGCCAGGTCATAGATACGAAACTGGTTTCCTCCCATGGCCAAACCCTTGTGGACCAAGCCTGCATAGATGCGATCCGAGGACAGAATTTCGGCCGAGTTCCCGAAGAAGTGAAGGCCCAAGGAATGATCTACGGGATCCGCTTTCTCTTCCCCGCTATATATAGAAGATAG
- the ruvB gene encoding Holliday junction branch migration DNA helicase RuvB codes for MAGHTLNPEDKFEEDNSLRPSLFSEFVGQKEILSNLSVFVGAAKKRQQALDHVLLSGPPGLGKTTLAGIISQELGARIVVTSAPVLTRGADLAKLLTDLEEGDILFIDEIHSLNRKVEEILYPAMENFMIDLLVGEGITAQTIQIKLKPFTLIGATTRSGMISDPLKSRFGIHFRLEYYDDPEMQQIVLRSSKILGYEIDEAAAFEIGKRSRKTPRIANHLLKRVRDFAEIKGERRIRIPACEEAFSRLGIDELGLDKMDRRILECMIDRYKGGPVGLKPIAAVVGEEERTLEDHYESYMVRVGLINRTSSGRVATEKAYKLMDRVPPAFGKHIEEDATPGLF; via the coding sequence TTGGCAGGACATACCCTAAATCCCGAGGACAAATTCGAGGAGGACAATTCTCTCCGTCCTTCTCTGTTCTCGGAGTTCGTGGGCCAAAAAGAAATCCTTTCCAATCTTTCCGTGTTCGTGGGTGCTGCCAAGAAAAGACAGCAGGCTCTCGATCATGTTCTTTTATCCGGACCTCCCGGTCTCGGAAAAACCACCTTGGCAGGGATCATCTCCCAGGAATTGGGAGCAAGAATTGTAGTCACTTCTGCACCTGTGCTTACCAGAGGTGCGGACCTTGCCAAATTACTCACGGATCTGGAAGAAGGGGACATCCTCTTCATTGACGAGATCCATTCCCTCAATCGAAAAGTAGAAGAGATCCTTTATCCCGCCATGGAGAATTTCATGATCGATCTTCTCGTGGGAGAAGGGATCACTGCGCAGACTATACAGATCAAGCTCAAACCGTTCACTTTGATCGGAGCGACTACCAGAAGCGGGATGATCTCCGATCCGCTCAAGAGTCGTTTTGGGATCCATTTCCGATTGGAATATTATGACGATCCCGAAATGCAGCAAATCGTACTTCGTTCTTCCAAGATCTTGGGCTATGAGATCGACGAAGCCGCTGCCTTCGAGATCGGAAAAAGATCCCGAAAAACTCCTAGGATCGCAAATCACCTTCTCAAAAGAGTGAGGGACTTTGCGGAGATCAAAGGAGAGAGAAGGATACGGATCCCCGCCTGCGAAGAGGCCTTCTCCCGCTTAGGGATAGACGAACTCGGCCTGGACAAGATGGACCGAAGGATCTTGGAGTGCATGATCGACAGATACAAGGGAGGACCGGTGGGCTTAAAGCCGATCGCCGCCGTAGTGGGAGAAGAGGAGCGCACACTAGAAGATCATTATGAGTCCTATATGGTAAGAGTTGGCTTGATCAATCGGACCTCCTCCGGTAGAGTTGCCACAGAGAAGGCCTACAAGCTGATGGACAGGGTCCCTCCGGCATTCGGCAAACATATAGAAGAAGATGCAACTCCCGGCCTTTTTTAA